The DNA region CGCCTGTTGATTAGAAATATTGCCTCCGTATTTGATGCCTATCTCGGTGAACGCAAAACCGGAACCTTCTCCAAATCGATTTAAGTTGACCTCTCCCAACCTCCCTCTCCGATACGGAAAGGGAGGTTGGGAGGGAGAGGTTTGTCGAACTCATGCCCATCTAAGAAAAGGAATCACAGAGGAGTCAATTATGCGGATCATGATGATTCAGCCCAACTATCACTCTGGGGGGGCTGAAATTGCGGGAAACTGGCCTCCCAGTTGGGTGCCCTATGTGGGGGGGGCACTTAAGACTGCCGGATTCACCGATATTCGCTTTGTCGATGCGATGACGAATCATATCGAAGATGCGGAGTTAGCCAAGATGCTTCGCGAGCATCAACCGGATGTGGTGTTAGCGACAGCCATCACACCCATGATTTACAAGTCGCAAAGCACCCTCAAACTGGTGAAAGAAATCTGTCCTGAAGCCACCACGATTATGGGGGGCGTGCATCCCACCTATATGTATCGGGAAGTGCTGGGTGAGGCTCCCTGGGTGGATTACATCATTCGCGGAGAGGGAGAAGAAATCACCGTGAACCTGATGCGATCGCTGGCTGCAGGGACAGATAAAAGCGATCGGGCCAACATCCTCGGTATCGCTTACCTGGAAGACGGTCAGGTGGTCGCCACTCCCGCCCATCCGCCCATCAAAGACCTGAATACTCTAACTCCTGACTGGAGCCTGCTGGACTGGAAGCGGTATATTTACACACCACTCAATACGCGAGTCGCGGTTCCCAACTATTCCAGAGGTTGTCCCTTCCGCTGTCGCTTTTGTTCGCAGTGGAAGTTCTGGCGCAAATATCGCTCGCGTTCTCCCAAGAACTTTGTGGATGAAATCGAAAAGCTGGTTAAGGAACATCAGGTTGGCTTTTTCATCCTGGCTGATGAAGAACCGACGATTAACAAATCCCGGTTTATTGCGCTCTGTGAGGAACTGTGCGATCGTAACCTGGGCGTTCACTGGGGTATTAACACCCGCGTGACAGACA from Leptodesmis sichuanensis A121 includes:
- the bchE gene encoding magnesium-protoporphyrin IX monomethyl ester anaerobic oxidative cyclase; this translates as MRIMMIQPNYHSGGAEIAGNWPPSWVPYVGGALKTAGFTDIRFVDAMTNHIEDAELAKMLREHQPDVVLATAITPMIYKSQSTLKLVKEICPEATTIMGGVHPTYMYREVLGEAPWVDYIIRGEGEEITVNLMRSLAAGTDKSDRANILGIAYLEDGQVVATPAHPPIKDLNTLTPDWSLLDWKRYIYTPLNTRVAVPNYSRGCPFRCRFCSQWKFWRKYRSRSPKNFVDEIEKLVKEHQVGFFILADEEPTINKSRFIALCEELCDRNLGVHWGINTRVTDILRDEKELPLYRKAGLVHVSLGTEAAAQLNLNLFRKETTIEDNKRAVRLLRENGILAEVQFIMGLPNETPETIEETYRMCRDWQADMTNWNMYTPWPFSELFQDLADKVEIRDYSHYNFVTPIIKPDNMTREEVLKGVLRNYARFYTRKMIEYWFEKDPFKRRYLLGCLWAFVKTTLNKRFYNLKRVKQKGLHTEIEFGFDESRILSPEQMAELKKQRLADVDFVGTISACGGPNDLPEIPDSQHEPQEGSEIPMMKI